AGAACTCTTCCATGCGCTAGCGTGCAATATAAGTatctcttttgctttttctttggcCTTGCTCCCACATTCCACCTGAAGCATCATACACAGCTTTGCCACCACACCCAACTGCAACATTTCCTGAACAACCGCCGGAGTTGCCGAGAACTTCGAAATGGCGAACAGAATACTCACCGCCTTCTCGCTCGCCACCTGGGAAACCCTCAGAATTTTCTTTGACACAATCGCCAGCCCCGCCGCATGCCCGAGCAGCTCCACCCGCCCCTCGGCACATCCGCATAGCATGTACAATGCCACCAACGTCATTTCGCAAGCCCTCCGGTCGAAACAATCAAGAAGAAGCTCTATCAATACAGTAACTGCGCCTGCTTTCACTGCTTTCACTCTGTTTCTTCCCCACGGACAAAGCTGGATTAGCAATTTTAACACCACATTTGAGCCCTGATCATGCAAGACGTGCACTAATTCGACGAAGAATTCAGTTTCCAAACTGATCATCTCCATCGGTTCAGCAACTTCCATCATGGATTTCAACAACAAAACCGCATGAGCGCGAGTCTCGTAGCTCCCACGTTGCATGGCTCGCGTCAAGGATTTGATGAACTCGCCATTTCTCCCAGTAAGTTTCTTTAGAGCGGCATCAGAAAGTTGGAGACAGGAGAGGATGCTCAAGGCTTTGTCAATCCCGTCGTCGTTtgaagcttcttcttcttcttctactgcTGACACAATGGAAGCTAAGAAGTCAACCACCGCGCCGGTAGCTTCCATGCAACGTTTATTGGCTGCACTCTCGAAAGCGAGAGAGTGGAGATTTTGCAGGCATTTTATCTTCGACTCTGTGGATTTGGCATTGTTGAAGAGTTTGGCAATCTGGATTTTGCTGATTGGAGGCTTCGGCGTCGGAATCCTTTCGATGCCATGAGAAGCATTGGCGGTGCACCATGATTGGATCAATCGCCTGAGAGTGTGGTTTGGTGTTAGATCACACTCGGCTGAAAGTGGTTGTTTTGTGATCGGACAGGTATTGTTTTTCCCGGAAAACAACCATTTTTCGATGTTTTCGCGGTCGTAGGTTATTCCAGTAGAGACCGTAACGGGGTCTTTCATGAGCTCTAGAGAAATGGGGCAGAGAAAGAACGGAGGAACATCGATCTCATCCATTGATTTAAtcaaagataaagaaaaagctTGCGTTTTAAGTAAAACCCAGATGGGAAATTTTCAGATTGGATCAAGTAGTTGAAATGATACAAggaattcaattttttgtagAGCTTGGGAGGTGGGTTTATTTATAGGGGTGGGGAGGAGATCGAGTGAGCAAAATGAGAAAGTCAAAATACGAGCGTTGAGGAAGAGAGATGACTTTTCCAAGCTCTTGAAAGGCTCAAGAAAGACCAACTTTACCAGGTCATGAATGGTTTTTCTGGAGGGTTTTCAAATAGGGAAGTTTAGTTGCGTAAATTGAATTTGTCAGCTTgatttaaaatatgattagGGTAAGTGGCAATAATGATTCAATGTTTGTATTTGTCAACGCCATTTGCAAGCTGTAACAGTGTAAGTATTGAAACAATTTAAACATTTTTCCACGTAAAATTAGGACGTGTAGGCTACATagattttgaaatatatatatatatatatgttttttagaCTCATGTTTTAGAATGgcaaattactaattaattaaaatttatattcaaTTACTGTTCATTAAATAATATGGgtaattcattttatttttcttgtgatTGTCGATGTTAGATAGAAATTTGCTTTCTGCATAAgcaattgtattttttttatgcacTATTTCAACTTCATTTTATGATAGGATTATTTTACACTCCCAACTTGCTAacacttagaaaaaaaaaaaaaaaaaaaaagcacatgcTTAGTTGGGATCTTTTAAATATGCCATAtcaccttttttgttttgtttggtttggttttctAAGCTTTCGTTAGGCCTTTcatattcttgtttttttcaattgaCAATTTTAGTATAAACAtcgagttttattttttttaaaaaaagtatttataaaGTAGGAGGCCTTAGGGTTTAGCCTAGGGCCGCACTACCCGGCAGGAGCAAGAGGAAAAAAGTTGGAAGGAATACTCGGTTTTATTCTCAATCTTTTCAATTATGTACTCCAATCAACAACTCTTAGAGTCCTTTTGGGGAGTACGATTtaaaaatttgcgtttttaaaaattatgtttttgaaatcgctactttttaaaatcttaaaaatgtttagtaaaacatgttaaaaagttttttttttttttttttttaaatcaaatatatgTGAAATcaagattttagtttaaattcgcacCTCTTCAAATAAGTATCCAtagcctgcttatagaaattgcttattattattattattattattattattttatattaagtgctTTTAAATCACAATGCTCAAATGCCTTACTTTTTGCAATATcatttaaaaacgcaaattattcttgcgaaattgcaatttcaaatatactctTACGTGATAATGTATATATTGGTGAAAAATAGATACATTACAAAGGATATTAATAACAAAAGGAAAGAGATAGACGAAATAAAACATGAGGAATGGCAAGACTTTCAATCTACCTAATGATTGCTTATAGGAGTGACAATACATGTTTGCGTGTCGAGTTTGGGTCATGTTGAAACATATTTATAAGATTAATATATAAGTCAATTCTAAcccgaccaatttaattaaacgggtcaaaccctTTAACCCTAatcctctaattttgtattgggtttatGTCGGGTTTACgagtcatgttaaaaattacctGCCATTATGTCGCGTGTTGGGTTCAAGACGTGTCAACgtgaatataagattatatatatcaactctaacacaactcatttaattaaacgagtcaaatttTTCAACCATAACCCTTTAAGTTCGTAATCATGAGTTGGCATCGAGTTATTGTAaccataatttaatttttaactcGATCGGTGGAACTCTAATCTTGTAAATCGTCGTAGCTATGAAAATTTCAGATATATGTTAACCCTAATCACCTAAAAATATCACTTCTGGCAATATCAAAGAAATGTGCGAGTTTTTTATTTCTAGAATTACGTCAGTGCCGGtcattctttcttgtttttgaatataaaaatagttaagaataaaacaaagattCAACTTGTCATCTCCCTCTTgggagaaagaaatgaaaaaacttTGTCATCTAATCAACATAAACAAGTAATCTTAATTGTCATCTACAATATCTTCGCATTCGggtaattaatttatattaaactGCATTACATGTACTCATGATTTAGTTATTTATTCTCAAGATGAAATAATATTATCAACTCCCATCACTATCAAAAAAGCGAGTATATAAACTTGTGTGCATGCTACCtttgtatatatgttttgttaacAGAACTATCCAATCTATAAAATAGAAGATCTTGAATGATCTCATACTATATAAATTAACTAGCACAAATTGTCATCATGAACTAATCTAATAAATTGGCATcatctaccaaaaaaaaaaaaaaaaaggccaaaatagTGACACGTAGAAGGTGAtgtttttagcccaaaaaacgtCATTATTGATGTAGTGACGTTTGCAAAGCGacattttcaaaatgccctTAAACATAGTGActggattcaaaattggagacgtttgaacaataaaaatGTCGCTACAAGGTGACATTTAAGCCCAAATGTCACCTTTTGGAAGACGACGTGTGAATAGTGCACATcaccttttagaaggtgacGTTGGCACTATTCAAATGTCgctactttaaaaaaaaaaataataataaaaaaaaaatcccaaatatatataacaaaaaaaaattgaattaattttcttttttttaaaaaaaataaaataaaacaaattcaaattaatttaaaataaaaaattagaagggtAGTTGCTGGCGATGTGGGAGGGTGGGGTATGGCCTGAAGGCCACCCCGAGGATCTACCCTGGGGGTGGCTGGAATTGAAAGGCCACCTCCAGGGACATCTCGGGTGGCCCACGAGCCACCCCTCGTAACGGTAACCTCTATAATGGTGGGGGCAGCACGAGTAGTATTAATAGCCACTATAGCTTGCCAAGACTTCAATTAATTTCGAGACTATATATGGGCTTACAATCAGAGATATTTCCTTTCTTAGATATCTAGCTCTTGGATTTAAAAGTTGACTGTTTAACCATGAATCAGATAGTGTTTCGTTTTTTCTGGGGTTGTATTATTTCCTTTCTTATCTTGGTCTTGTTTTATCTAttattaactattgatattaagATATTTCAATCAATTAAAGAATTTGCCTGCCTGCCTAATTGCCCAAATTTTTTCATACCTCTGCATCGTGTATTGCGAGCAGCTACTGACTTCAGATATGTCTACAAACTAGTGGTAAATATGCCTATAGCAAATACTTTATAATGTATGGTATCCCTACTATTTCTGATCGACATACATATTTATGCACATATGTACTTTATACACATATACATGCATATATGCTCTTCAAGAGTTTGTCAAAAAACAATCCTGCCATTCTGTCTTACACTGTAGGGACAAATGCGAGAGATGTTATTGAGTTGTGGAttggttttcttctttttcaagttATTTTGTTGCAGCTAACTTGATGTTAGAACTTGGGCATCAGATACTCAGATTGTCAGAAATCTTaagatttaatgcaattttaacatgtttttaaaAGCATGTATATATGAGACCTCCCA
This window of the Corylus avellana chromosome ca5, CavTom2PMs-1.0 genome carries:
- the LOC132183376 gene encoding E3 ubiquitin-protein ligase PUB23-like, with protein sequence MDEIDVPPFFLCPISLELMKDPVTVSTGITYDRENIEKWLFSGKNNTCPITKQPLSAECDLTPNHTLRRLIQSWCTANASHGIERIPTPKPPISKIQIAKLFNNAKSTESKIKCLQNLHSLAFESAANKRCMEATGAVVDFLASIVSAVEEEEEASNDDGIDKALSILSCLQLSDAALKKLTGRNGEFIKSLTRAMQRGSYETRAHAVLLLKSMMEVAEPMEMISLETEFFVELVHVLHDQGSNVVLKLLIQLCPWGRNRVKAVKAGAVTVLIELLLDCFDRRACEMTLVALYMLCGCAEGRVELLGHAAGLAIVSKKILRVSQVASEKAVSILFAISKFSATPAVVQEMLQLGVVAKLCMMLQVECGSKAKEKAKEILILHASAWKSSSCIPKSFLSSYPS